From the Candoia aspera isolate rCanAsp1 chromosome 3, rCanAsp1.hap2, whole genome shotgun sequence genome, the window TCCTCCTCACTTtagtattgtcatgttcactgttccggtGTTGctacatcgtaatggttcgcttgccatggtgctgatacgtgtactggttgggagggtgctgctgggaaccttgtacaggagacgtgctggattgtgccagggaggaatgtgttttggctgtctcttaaatgtcaaggtcttttagcccgttgatcagcagagctcgttaggagcacctgggaatgtggggagggctgtctgtgagggagggggtggggtgatgTTGGCAAAGACGCTacttagtttgagtttaggcgcgcttttctcattctcagctttttacctgtttgcactcttttctaaataaaccaagaacctgaatcaagattctgagtctgagagttttatttggattaaggcaatcatcacaagtATCTGCTCCACCTACACTCCCTAGCAATGCTTGGAAATACCAAATTTCTCTTCTGAATGCTGAGtagtctttttttcctccctacaGAAGAAGGTGGGGAACTAGTGTGAGTAGAAGAGGGGTTGGCTCAAAGACCAGGCAGCGGATTTCCTGTCCTAAAGTCCATCTTGATATCACCCAAAACACTTAACAGGATACGTGTGGGAAGTCTTGCTTTGAACCAAGTTGGGTTTCCCATCATAACAATACAGTAAGCCATTAGGGACTGCGACTGGTTGTACAATAAGAAGCACAGTATTTGCAAACTTTTAAAATTGTCTATTAAAGCCCTAGAATACAAGATAGCCGTTCATACAATAAGttagtttccttccttccccatttccAAGGCCACCCACTCCCCAACTACTCTAAAGTAGCCTCATACTCTTCTGAAAATGCTTTCCTGAAGGTTGGACTTCCAGGAAGGTCTAGAATGAGATTGTGGCAAAAGGAATATTCCTCTTTTGAATTAGAAGGAATGTACAACTCATACTTTCTTCTccataaaatatatttgcttaCCTGATGTATCTATCACAACTCCCCCTGCCTCTCTGATAATAACAGTAGCTGCTGCCAAATCCCAACAGTGCAAGCCAAACTGGTAATAGGCATCTGCAGCCCCAGATGCTAAATGACAGAGTGCCAAGGTAGCACTTCCAATAACACGAACcctgaaataaatgttaaaaaatagcaaataacATTAGAGACAACCCATTAATTTAGCTCATAATGAAATGACTGTGCAATTTGTTCATTACAAATTGTTAACTACTTCAAAATAATGACATACATTTCCAAATATTTGACCCAACAGTTTTTATTGGTTTACAGATTTTATCCTTGATGTCCaggatgaacatgacaccctacACAAAAAACTTTCCAGACCTCCCTTAAAAAGCCAATCACAATAGGGATGAAGAGGAAACCATGGAGTTGTACATGCATTAATTACATTTTACAGACTAGCATTATGCACAAACACAGCTTACTCGTGTCCAATTCATGAATTCAGTGCAAAAAAGAAGACAGAATTCTGTGATGGTATTATTGCAGATATACACCAAGGGAAGAATTCACTTGATATACAAGGGTCTCTACTAATGGCACAGTCCATATATGCATTTGAATACCTATGAAACTGTTGATGTGGTTGATTGGATTTATGACTATAGTACTTAACTGAATTATTAAATCATATTGACAGTTTTCTTGTtacaaagtttattgattttgTAAGAAACAGAATTACCCGTGAGCCTGTGCTTTTAGCAGTTGTTCCATGTTACTAAGAAAGACTTTCAGAGTGTCAGGGTCTCGCTTTGGACCAATCTCAGTTAAAATCAGGGCTTTTGTGATATCTGCAAGAAAAATGATTGACGTGTATTAATGCAACAgcttatttcaatttcaatttatctTGAAGTTCTAcatcttttgtttttaagtagTCTTTTTAGGGGCAAAGTCCACAGTTGACCTTTGAATGCCATGCCAGAGGCCACATACCAAAAAATGGAGCATGGACACTAAACCTGATTTCATTTATGTTAacatttaaagtaaataaatttaaaaccataCTAGCAGTACAATTTCATGGGAGCTGAACTAAATACCTGCTGACTAAATGGACATGTCCACATTGTTTTCTTGGTTGCAATTTAGACGTggttttccattgtcttcttttGGCATGatggtttttttttacttcacagTCTAATCTATAGCCTGGGATTTcatagtggtctcctatccaagtactatgAAAAGCAATTTAAGTCCTGGAGGCCTAAGATTATGCAGCATAATTTAATAGGTGCTTCATGAGATCTTATTTATTCCTAATAAATTCTGCATTAGCAAAATGCCATTATCttgaaactaaataaaataaatctgctaacattacaggtagtcctcgtttagtgactgtctgcagttacagtggtgatgaaaaggtaactttaagACCATTCCTCGCATTTACGacattcacaggtctgtaaagcaaaggaaagctgaagaaaatcgtaagcacagttgccgtttcacttagcaactgtttcacttaattaccaagttgccagtcccaattgtggttgctaaacaaggattgcCTGTACTTTCATTGCCATTCTAGAATTGATAGAGAAATAAGTCTTTATCACATTAAATCACAAAGAATTCATAGTATGAATCCAAAAATTTCATCTGACCGTTTTAAGTCTAACCCTAAGTCTGTACTTGGATTTGATGACCCCTTCAGTTCTGAGATTCAAAGGCCATGTGAACTAAATTTTAGATCTTGCAGAAAAGATAATTgtcttattatttattgtaaaacaGAATGGGAATGCCACATGCAAATGATATATtcttgagaaagaaagataagacAACACAACAACTTAACCTTTTGTAGAGCATCCAGTGCTACATATTTTAGAAATAGGTGCAAAGCTGTAATACTTTAGGGTGACTCATTGTATTGAAAATTTTGTAATATTTCCAATTAGCATGCATATACTAtttacattattatattttattgtactcAATAACTGGAGGTCTCTAGACAGATTGCAAAGTAATTTAAGCAATTCAAACCAAAGAATAAAACAGTTTGTatgtttgtacacacacacagatatacattGTATTCCAGTAAAATGCAAAATGTGGAACAAATAACTGTAAAAATGCCTGGGCGAAGAGGAATGTCTTCTAATCCACCCTTACAAGACCACTATAAACTAGTATTTATGCTCTTAAAGCTCTACACTAGTAATCCAACAGAGGTCATGAACATTAAAGAAATTGTCTGAATTCTATGCACTGCCAGGGCAAACTGTTAAGAGGTGGTTTTATAACTCCAGAACAATGCAGCCTGCTTTATATAGTGTTCTTGCAGCAACCATAGCATCTGATAGGAGGGTTTCAAATCAGTTTGATCCAACTGTGTAGAGACCCATTCAGCTCTGTCATATTTGAACTACTTTAAGTCAACTTTAGCTTACTCGTTTGCCACTGAAGATATGCCCAGCCACAGGTATCCACAGCAAACTGAGATTACAACATATACATAGTGACATCAATATGAGAATCCTCCTTATCTACTTGTGTCCCAGTGTCTGATGCAAGAGCATAAGTTGCAGTTTCTGTATCATGAGGTCACAACACATGCTTTGCCACTTGCCCCCCGTCTCCCACTCTGGGTGCCCAGATACCTAACAATAGGATTAAGCAGAGCTCAATTTTAATGGAGCTGAATTTACAGTGATTTAGCAAAACGTCATTAAACTGAATTACTAACAAAAAGTAGGAATTACACAGAAGATACATTAATTTTATCTAGAATTACTGACAActctataattatatatatatacatatacatatacattattattgttgtaaactgcctagagtccctttggtgggaggagatgggtggtgacaaatttgataaacaaacaaacaaattttataGTGCTTACAAAATCTAAACTAACCTGTCACTTTTGACACCTGAAGCCTTTTGCCATTACAATATGACCCTTGACCTCTTCTACCAGTGTATAATCGTTCTTCAATGCAGTGATAAATTACACCAAATTCAAGCtttaggttttaaaaaaagaaaaggaacatgaaTGCAATTTGCATTATATCAGTATAAACAGATCTCTTTTATTTTAACTGCATATAATTGCAGTTTATACTAGGTATTTTGATTACCCCAAGTATTCCTTGTTATAAAACTATAGCAAATTAAAATAGGAAATTAATTATTCCATCTCCTTATATAAACTTAGAACTAATTCTTACATTATAATCACTAAAGGAAAGACACAAGAAACATCTTCTGCAGAGTGCTGGCTGCAAGCATAGTCACTTATCAGATGCGTTCCATCATCTTTGTTTGGAATTCCCCATTGTGTATTGCCTACTATCTAGAAATATTATATGTAATTTACCCCCAAACAATTATCAGTATACAGAAATAACATGAAGGGTAATCATGCTTCCACAGCTTGCTTGTCCCAACATTTTTGCTACTGCAACATTTTTGTAGCTTCCATCATTGTCTAGCAGTAAGGATGGATCTCAGCCAAGTCAAAGTTGGCAAATTGAGGTAGGGAGAAAGAACATTGGTTATTTTTGTAGGGAAACCCAGTTCAGTGGGTCACCTGTTCTAAGGGAATGGCATAAAAGCCATATATTAGCTACCAACATTGTTTCCAGAAATCCAGACAAATACCTCATATTCTGCAGCAACATGAGTAGACAGAGAACAATATAGAGAAATGTTAATTCGCTGATTTAATTGATAGGCAGCACTGTTGGTGTAGCCATCTTAAAAGGCTTTCAAAGAATAAGGCTTGGTTTAGGTCATTTGCTTAACTACTATACTACTCCTAAATGCATATACTTAGTAAATTAATCTCACTGATTGCAATTTAGTTTAAGAAAAGCAGTTTAGGTTAAGGAGTACTTCTGTAACAACTGTTTCTCCACAACACTGTTCTGCATGGCTAGAAACATAATATATTTTTACTGTCCAAAACACTTCTAGTAAAGAGAAGAATCCAATTCAAGGATGATTTGAGAGTATTGTAAGTAGGTTTATGCATTCAAACCTAGATTTCCATAAATACCACAGGATAAATTGGAAGGACGTTAGGTAAGAATTATTCAGTTAATTTGTATTTGTtaaatctgtttctttttcttttcaattgttAATAGCTGCTGCTGAAGCCTATCCAACTTACAGAACATTATCTTATACCTCTTGGTTGACAGCAAATCCAATGCTAACGGCTACAGTTGGAAACctgtgtaaataaatacattatatttgTTAATAAACTTTCTGAACAATGACTTTCAGCATATCAACAATGTGATGATATTTGTTCATAGGTAAGAAATGCTATATTTTTTGTACATTAAgagattaaatttttaattttcatataattttaacTGTCAGAAAACTGAGTTGCATCCTGATCCTAAAGGCCAGTTTTGTGACTTTTCCATTGAAGCATAAAGCATGATTAattgtctgattctcagaaagTTCTCCATTCTTTAAATCTTAAGAACCTACTGAAGCAGTTAGCTGTTGTTCATATTCCCTGCTGCCTTTGTAGGATGATATTATGCCAGGAATAGGTTAAAAGAGAGTGGCAACtgcttttccaaaataaatgttAAGAGTTCAGAAGTCATTTCCTAAAAACTGCTGCCACCTTTTAACTTgagaatataaatattattttttcctccCATAACTTTCAGCCCAATTCCCCATATTATTTCAGCATACATTGGGTAAAAAGTAGGCCTTCTATGTTAAATGATTAATAACTGATACTTTAGTTCGTAAAATACTTCATAATGGAATGTAAGATTGAAAACTGATGAAAATTCCCTCCAAAGGGAAATATGGTTCAAGGTGATCAAGATCATGTCAATTTAATGCTCACAGACTAATTTGTTAAAAGAACAGCAACTAAAATTACTCAAATGAGTTAAACagatcatttgattttttttgtttgataGTAATGTAAATATTAAAGCTATGCTATTAAAATTTTCTTAATATAtgcatagattttaaaaataattttgctatAATCTTGTGCACAGATTTACTTGGCACAAAACATGCATAGGATGGGTTGCAAGCTCTATGAAAGTAGATGGGATTCAAGATACACAGAAATTCCATTGATACTTCAGGCATTTAAAGATGCTTGACACTCTGGCTTGTGTCATTTGATGCAAGGTTTTCACTGTCTCTTTACCTATGTATGAAATTGCAGGTGCCATCAACAGGATCAATAATCCAGGTTGGACTGTCATTGAGTATGCACTTTGAACCAGCAGCAGTAGCTTCTTCCGCAATAAACCTAACATTGGTATACACAAGACTCAAATAAAAAAACTATGAATTAAAGCTGCATTTGAGGCAGTTGCAGGTGTACTGTTAAGTAAAATAGGTTCCATCCAGAAGAGCATTTTAGGAATTGGCATAAAAGCTTTCCCTATTACATATGTATTTAAATGAAGGAAATTTAAAACATTGTGATCAAAGGATCTCAGGAAGGCTTAAGGGACTTAAAGAACCTCTGTACACATGCCAAGACCTTAATGAATGAGAAAACTACACCTCTTGTGTGAAAATGCAGTGACTGCTTCTTCATCTTACTCTGCAGCAATCCTCCTTTGGATGACAGCTGGAAGAACATTTACAGGGTGTGTAAATCACAGGCCTGTTCTTTGGACTATGtacaatttatttacttttacgaATTAAAGCAAAATTAGCTCCTACTTCCTCTTGTAGAATATGCTGGTGGGGGGCTTTAGGGTTGGGAACTTAAGACTATTTCCTGCAGCTCTTCAGAAAGCTGGGAGACTGATTTGTATTCCCAGCCCACCCCTGTTGTacagaataattaaaaaacaaaaataaaacatgaacattTGCCAAAAAAGCCTAGACTGTAACCTTCTACAAGTGTAACCTTAAAGGTAAACTTAACTGGATTTAAGACAACAAAGACaagataattaaaaacaacacaatataaacataaattGGCATACATCCATTTTAGATTAGTCTGAAATCTTCTCTGTGCCCCTAGCTCAAAGTAAAATCAGTGTATACTCTTACAAAGAGTATGCTTTTACTGTACTCTGCAAATGTATGCAAAGCACTACAATCCTTGTTACACTTTGGAAAATAGTATTCTTGTCACTATTTCCGCTAAATGTTCTCAGAAGGGGTTGCAAGGTTAAtcatattactattactactacattTATAATTTAAGTGTAATACAAGGGCAAGGATCAAAGAAATACAGCATCAAGTCCTCACTTATCTACCAAGCTCATGGAGTGGAAAATTTggaccatgagactttaaaatgaTGTCATGTGTATATATTGAGCACATATTTAGAAAGTTAGTTACTGTAATcaaagatcagtgtttttcaaacttgacaactttaaggtgtgtggaatTCTAACCCTGTGATTAACTCTTCCAATTTTGAAACATAAAGTCAAGAAGCAAGAATGAAACTGTTGAAAAATGTGGCTCATCCAACTACTGTATCTCCACTGCTCCTGGCTCTGCTTTTAtctgagcatgctggctggggaattctggaagttgaagttcacacctcttaaagttgcccagtttggaAAACATTGTCATAGATGGAAGATTTATCCAAGAATATGGCAGAAGATAAAAAACACACCAAGCAATGGTTTTCCAGTTACCATTCTTGCCTACTTGGCTTTTTCTGTTACACACATCCCTGAGCATGCCAATGGGCTCAGAAATTTGTAGAGGCCAAATCAATTGTCCCATGGACTGCATCGGATGAAAGCAGAGCCAGGAGCAATGGAGATACAGCAGTTGGACGAGCCACATTTTTAACAGTTTCATTCTTGCTTCTTGACTTTATGTTTCAAAATTGGAAGAGTTAATCACAGGGTTAGAATCATGGCTAAAATGAACAAAGTTGCTATTAGGCCACTAAAAATGTACAAATGAAGCAGCTTAAAAGCACTAAAATAagttgaaataaaacaaaataaaccatcCATGCAAACCACCTTAACCATAATTTAACTTATGATCCAGGTTCAGACAGCACATGAAACCTAACTCCATCATCGTTCAGTATGTTGTGAGAACCAGGTCATTTTGTTGGCAATGCATCACATCCAGGGCTACATTTGATAGTGGCTACTGCCAATCTGTACTCTCCAGCAAATGTAACTGCATGTAAAGCATGCTCGTTTCATTCAAGCATATTATGTGTGAAGCATATCTATTCACATAATTATGATTTTCACTCACTCAAAACACCACCATAGAATAATGCCATGGCCAGACATACCTGTGAGAGGGAAACTTTTCTTTCAGTGCAGAAACAATTAAATTTTCCACTAAGTGATCAGTTTCAGTCACAAGATCTGCTGCAGAGGTTTTGGTTGATACTTGCTTTTCCTCAGTGAGAGCTTTTCTAATAATCTAGAAAGAAAATATCATATATTGCTTTACAAATTGTTCCCATTATCTCTGAAAAACTGCAGCATGTAAATTCTCAATGGAAATAAACGATACATATATTTTAGTTGTGCACATAGGTAACTTCTAAAATGATATCATGTATACTGATATAATAGGACACTAGTACTTTATTCCAGGAAGATTCTGGTGCTGATTAACAGAATTATCTTATTTTTTCTGTTGAATTTTCTTCATACATGACTGCTATTTAGAAGCCACATTTTTGTCTCAAGATTGTGATGCTAATATTTTGTCATTGTTTACATGTATATTATTAATTCAGTAAATGCTACCTTAACATCTTAATTGTGCTTCATTTTTAACAAGGAAAGGAGAACctattagaagaaaatatttttgcacACTATTGCAACTACATAAAATGGACTGCTTTTGACTTGGAGTTAAATTGAGTTAAATTAAACTGGTTAAATTAGGATTGAACTAGTATCAGAACCTGGCCCTTTAATGGTAAGTCAGTGTGTATAGTGACTTCCTGTAATTTTACACAGTCTGTATAGTGGAAGTTATTGTTACTGAAATATAACTTGACTTCTGTAAAACTTCCATGTAGCCAATTTTCTAGAGACCTAGAAAGATGGGCCAAATAAGATATACAtgataaaaaaacataaaaactatcATTTCTTCAGTTTTTGCTCCTCCTTATGCTGCCAAATAGTATCTTctaatcctttgcattttctttcagaATAACTATTAATTCAGGCAAAAATGACCATTGCACAGTATCCAGAAATGACTTGCAATATGAATTCCTTTCTAAAAGCACATaggtagaaatattttaaaagtaaactcAGGGGGAAAGGAATGTCTTTTTATAGGGCAAAGAGAAGTTAACCATGAATGAAAGCATCTGTTATTCCACTGTATCAGGATTGTAAAATAAGCACTTGGGTGGTATAAAATCCCTATTTAAAAAATCCTATGAATTTAGGAATATTTACTTGACACAGGGTTATTCCCATGAATTTCAAAcaaggcatatttatttataacactTTTATACTGTGGATTCATGACTGTTTATAAAGCTATATTAAACCATAAAACTGATCTCAACAATCAGTAAAAATAAACCCACTCCCAATTTGACATTCAGAGAACTGTGGAATAGCATAGCTTTAACTGCCCTCCAAAAGGCTGTCAGGGAGTTGATTTTTGGGAACTCCCGAGCTAACGCTAGGGCATACCCAGAGAAGCATCATACTCCTGCTAACCAGTTCCCCCTTGAACTCACAAGGTGGGGGAGgggtggaacagcattccccatcAGGTTGAATAAGAACAGTCAGTTCTACCTGAAGCAGGTGATCCTGCAGCTGCCTAGACACCATGCAATAAAGGGTTTTACAGGTTaaaatcagcatcttgaattgtacttaGAAGGCTACTAGAAGCTTACTAGAAGCTCTCACCCACCTGCAGACAGGCTTTTGCATTCTGCATCAACTACAGTTTTGGGGTAGGTTTCCAAGATGGCCACCAGTAAAACCCATTGCAGTGATCAGAGAGGTGATGGAAACATACTGTAGATGATCATTGCCAGGACATCATGCTCCAGGAAAGCCCACAATTAATATATCAGCCAAAGCTGggaaccccctcccccaactATGGCTTCTACTTGCCTATAGCTGTAGCTGTGAGTGTAGGAGGACCCCAGGTCACTGAATTGCTCCTTTAGAGTAAGTGCCTCCCCATCTTGAGTCATCACTGGGGTAGACAAATTGTGGATGGTTTCTGGGCAAGTAGGATCTTTGTCTTACAGGGATTCAGTCTTAGCTTGTTTTTTCCATCCAAACTCTAACAGCCTCCAAATAATGAGTCAGGACTTGCATTCCCAGCCCAAACAATGTTGTGTGTATAATTGGATATAATCAGCACACTGGTGATACTGCACCCTGAACCAATGGATTACTTTTTCTAGCAGATTCATGtacagtagaatcttggttaaccggcacccatggggactggtagatgccagataaatgtagtttccggTTGCTTGAGGgtggttactattaaaaataggtgtGCCAAGTTTGG encodes:
- the IMPA2 gene encoding inositol monophosphatase 2 isoform X1, with the translated sequence MNPSGRRGAGKAAAGGGDPWEECLEVAVQLALQAGQIIRKALTEEKQVSTKTSAADLVTETDHLVENLIVSALKEKFPSHRFIAEEATAAGSKCILNDSPTWIIDPVDGTCNFIHRFPTVAVSIGFAVNQELEFGVIYHCIEERLYTGRRGQGSYCNGKRLQVSKVTDITKALILTEIGPKRDPDTLKVFLSNMEQLLKAQAHGVRVIGSATLALCHLASGAADAYYQFGLHCWDLAAATVIIREAGGVVIDTSGGPLDLMSCRVIAAGTQEMASFIAQEIQTIHYGRDDEN
- the IMPA2 gene encoding inositol monophosphatase 2 isoform X2; its protein translation is MNPSGRRGAGKAAAGGGDPWEECLEVAVQLALQAGQIIRKALTEEKQVSTKTSAADLVTETDHLVENLIVSALKEKFPSHRFPTVAVSIGFAVNQELEFGVIYHCIEERLYTGRRGQGSYCNGKRLQVSKVTDITKALILTEIGPKRDPDTLKVFLSNMEQLLKAQAHGVRVIGSATLALCHLASGAADAYYQFGLHCWDLAAATVIIREAGGVVIDTSGGPLDLMSCRVIAAGTQEMASFIAQEIQTIHYGRDDEN